In a genomic window of Dermacentor albipictus isolate Rhodes 1998 colony unplaced genomic scaffold, USDA_Dalb.pri_finalv2 scaffold_18, whole genome shotgun sequence:
- the LOC135908727 gene encoding uncharacterized protein — MSRLGRLDEYDPKVQNFESYVERFEHYVRANEIAEAKKLSVFLTIIGAEAYEILKNLVVPLLPGDKTFAEVKELLQSHYSPKTSVITERCKFNRRVQLDHESVEDFVVELKHLARKCNFGPFLLDALRDRLVAGIRSEETQKALFTADALMFERACKIALDSESAATQTAAIKAGSCAESINAVEMKTNEHQRSDRDQAKGKSSARNKTKKQKCYHCGKAHAPEHCWYKNYSCKLCSKVGHLQNMC; from the coding sequence ATGTCTCGGCTCGGCAGACTAGACGAGTACGACCCTAAGGTTCAGAACTTCGAATCTTATGTCGAACGATTCGAGCATTACGTCAGGGCAAACGAGATAGCGGAAGCGAAGAAACTGTCTGTTTTCTTGACAATAATTGGTGCAGAAGCATATGAAATTCTCAAAAACTTGGTTGTTCCATTGCTACCAGGAGATAAGACCTTCGCGGAAGTAAAGGAGCTCTTGCAAAGCCACTACAGCCCGAAGACGTCTGTAATTACAGAAAGGTGCAAATTCAACCGCCGAGTGCAACTTGACCACGAAAGTGTCGAAGACTTCGTAGTAGAGTTGAAGCACCTAGCCCGCAAATGTAACTTCGGGCCATTTCTCCTGGACGCTCTACGCGACAGATTGGTAGCTGGGATCCGAAGCGAAGAAACGCAGAAGGCGTTATTCACGGCTGACGCACTCATGTTTGAAAGGGCATGTAAAATAGCTCTTGACAGCGAATCGGCCGCGACACAAACAGCCGCAATAAAAGCAGGAAGCTGTGCGGAGAGCATAAACGCAGTGGAAATGAAAACTAACGAGCATCAGCGCAGCGACCGTGACCAAGCGAAGGGTAAAAGCTCGGCGCGAAACAAGaccaagaaacaaaaatgttacCACTGTGGCAAGGCACACGCACCAGAACATTGCTGGTACAAAAACTACTCGTGCAAGCTATGTTCAAAAGTTGGACACCTTCAAAACATGTGTTGA